The Bradyrhizobium sp. WBAH42 genome includes a window with the following:
- a CDS encoding TetR/AcrR family transcriptional regulator produces the protein MNKAASDQRTRREEYAEATRQALLAAGREIFAREGYQAAGIEAISRAARVTRGAFYHHFEDKKALFDAVVVSLQSDAAARVQELSKRKSKIWERLYTGIDAYLDVSIEPDYARIVVQEAPVVLGHARFAEIEEQYPMALLKATLRALKREGELVFDDIDLLGHMLDAVICELSIKLPTASDPKKTRIHGRKIIEGLLDAFRRK, from the coding sequence ATGAACAAGGCTGCTAGTGACCAGCGGACGCGCCGTGAGGAATATGCGGAAGCCACCCGGCAAGCGCTGCTTGCTGCGGGGCGGGAAATATTCGCCCGTGAGGGCTATCAGGCCGCGGGCATCGAGGCGATTTCAAGAGCTGCGAGAGTGACGCGCGGTGCGTTCTATCACCACTTCGAGGATAAGAAGGCTCTGTTCGACGCCGTCGTCGTTTCGCTGCAATCGGATGCCGCTGCACGCGTGCAGGAGCTCTCCAAGCGGAAGTCGAAAATTTGGGAGCGGCTCTACACCGGCATCGATGCGTATCTGGATGTTTCGATCGAGCCTGATTACGCGCGAATTGTGGTTCAAGAAGCGCCGGTCGTTCTCGGCCATGCCCGCTTCGCAGAGATCGAAGAGCAGTACCCAATGGCACTCTTGAAGGCGACGCTGAGGGCGCTCAAGCGCGAAGGTGAGCTGGTCTTCGATGATATAGATCTGCTTGGACACATGCTTGACGCGGTCATTTGCGAGCTGTCGATCAAGCTTCCAACGGCGTCCGACCCCAAGAAAACCCGCATTCACGGTCGCAAGATCATAGAGGGGTTGCTGGACGCGTTTCGCCGTAAATAG
- a CDS encoding tripartite tricarboxylate transporter substrate binding protein, whose protein sequence is MDRRDLLRAAAALPLVRAALPESAFAQAYPARNITMIVPFPAGGQADLAARPVAQALERILGKPVIVDNRAGGGGGSVGNAAAARAEPDGYTLLMTLSSLAVLPEADRLFDRPVAYEVSQFMPIARVLADPTLLAVPASAPWKTAQDFVEDAKTRPGQIAYGSSGPYGTLHVAMEMFASSAGIKLLHVPFRGAGPALTAILGGTVQAIAAAPGTLKPQVDDGRLRVLGNCGAQRIASFPDVPTFQELGYKDVEFYIWAGLFAQSSLPAPIATRLREAMAQVMTSPDVLKAFETSGSLVAYQDAPAFAQFIAADSARLIAAVRKIGKVE, encoded by the coding sequence ATGGATCGCCGCGATCTCTTGCGCGCCGCTGCGGCATTGCCGTTGGTGCGGGCAGCCCTACCGGAGAGCGCGTTCGCGCAAGCCTATCCGGCGCGCAACATCACCATGATCGTGCCGTTCCCGGCCGGCGGACAGGCCGACCTCGCGGCGCGTCCCGTGGCACAGGCCCTGGAGCGGATCCTCGGCAAGCCCGTGATCGTCGACAACCGGGCGGGAGGCGGCGGCGGATCGGTCGGCAATGCCGCGGCCGCGCGTGCCGAGCCCGACGGTTACACACTGCTGATGACGCTGTCCTCGCTCGCGGTGCTCCCCGAGGCCGACCGGCTGTTCGACCGGCCTGTCGCGTACGAGGTCTCGCAGTTCATGCCGATCGCGCGCGTGCTCGCCGATCCGACGCTGCTCGCGGTGCCGGCCTCGGCGCCGTGGAAGACCGCGCAGGATTTCGTCGAGGATGCGAAGACGCGGCCGGGCCAGATCGCCTATGGCTCGTCCGGGCCGTACGGCACGCTGCATGTCGCGATGGAGATGTTCGCGAGCAGCGCGGGCATCAAGCTGCTGCACGTGCCGTTCCGCGGCGCGGGCCCTGCGCTGACCGCGATCCTCGGCGGCACCGTGCAGGCGATCGCCGCCGCACCGGGCACGCTGAAACCGCAGGTCGACGACGGCAGGCTGCGCGTGCTCGGCAATTGCGGCGCGCAGCGCATCGCGAGCTTCCCGGACGTGCCGACCTTCCAGGAGCTCGGCTACAAGGACGTCGAGTTTTACATCTGGGCCGGGCTCTTCGCACAGAGTTCTCTTCCTGCGCCGATCGCGACCCGCCTGCGTGAGGCGATGGCGCAGGTGATGACGAGTCCTGATGTGCTCAAGGCGTTCGAGACCTCGGGCAGCCTCGTCGCCTATCAGGACGCGCCGGCCTTCGCGCAGTTCATCGCCGCCGACAGCGCGCGTCTGATCGCGGCGGTGAGGAAGATCGGCAAGGTGGAGTAG
- a CDS encoding Lrp/AsnC family transcriptional regulator, whose amino-acid sequence MDRFGSIDAKDLKILEALQANARVPLSELGRSVGLSQPAVSERVKRLEEAGIIEGYGARINPRALGLGLMALVRLRTSHEHIKTCLKRFSEIPHIIEVHRVTGDDCFVLKVLVPAPEDLETIVDRIAGFGAVTTSLVLRSEPMRPIGKDLVRRKIERS is encoded by the coding sequence TTGGATCGCTTCGGGAGCATCGATGCCAAGGATTTGAAGATCCTCGAGGCGCTGCAAGCCAATGCGCGCGTGCCGTTGTCCGAGCTCGGCCGGTCCGTCGGGCTGTCCCAGCCGGCCGTGTCCGAACGCGTCAAGCGGCTCGAGGAAGCCGGCATCATCGAGGGCTACGGCGCCCGCATCAACCCGCGCGCCCTCGGGCTCGGCCTGATGGCGCTGGTGCGCCTGCGCACCTCGCACGAGCACATCAAGACCTGCCTCAAACGCTTCAGCGAAATCCCTCACATCATCGAAGTCCATCGCGTCACGGGCGATGACTGTTTCGTGCTCAAGGTGCTCGTTCCGGCGCCGGAGGATCTCGAGACCATCGTGGATCGCATTGCCGGCTTTGGCGCTGTGACGACCTCGCTGGTGCTACGGAGCGAACCCATGCGGCCGATCGGCAAGGACCTCGTCAGGAGGAAGATCGAGCGGAGCTGA
- a CDS encoding GNAT family N-acetyltransferase codes for MTFLSLDQPADVASHASAVAVAVLRDWRHAALRLSAGHRTAFQHVDWLGAWYAAFHDVAPLIALISDDATGKDIAVVPMISHVRRGIRIVEFADLGVSDNNAPILALDATLDAGKADAINTALIGALRALPDRLDLLRLKKMPAQIGGKPNPLVALGRIGSSSLNGNLVSMDDAYDHYQASIKRLQMRRCWRVFSRHAGARFEIAADVGRAHELLDVMDVQQQARMRKLGSPFVLNDETHARFYREVVRRGVADGYAMVSALVCDEGVVATALGVKHGATYFLLRISHAGNPWSNCSPGLLVTERTMAALHAQGVRRFDLSIGNQAYKRRFLAERVPLTDVSVALSWRGLPYAWRDHAAQGLRRHPRLAAFAARAMGKGAR; via the coding sequence ATGACCTTCCTCAGCCTCGATCAGCCCGCTGATGTTGCGTCCCACGCGTCGGCCGTCGCCGTCGCCGTCCTGCGGGATTGGCGGCACGCGGCCTTGCGCCTGAGCGCGGGGCACCGCACCGCGTTTCAGCATGTCGACTGGCTCGGCGCCTGGTACGCGGCGTTTCACGACGTCGCTCCGCTGATCGCATTGATTTCCGATGATGCCACCGGCAAGGACATCGCGGTCGTGCCGATGATCAGCCATGTCAGGCGCGGCATCCGTATCGTCGAGTTCGCGGACCTCGGCGTCTCCGACAACAACGCACCGATCCTGGCGCTCGATGCCACGTTGGACGCGGGAAAGGCGGACGCGATCAACACGGCGCTGATCGGCGCGTTGCGCGCGCTGCCCGACCGTCTCGATCTGCTGCGCCTGAAGAAGATGCCGGCCCAAATCGGCGGTAAGCCCAACCCGCTGGTCGCGCTCGGCCGGATCGGATCCTCCTCGCTCAACGGCAATCTCGTGTCGATGGACGACGCCTATGACCACTATCAGGCCTCGATCAAGCGCCTGCAGATGCGGCGCTGCTGGCGGGTCTTCAGCCGTCATGCCGGCGCGCGGTTCGAGATCGCCGCCGATGTCGGGCGTGCGCACGAGCTATTGGACGTGATGGATGTCCAGCAGCAGGCGCGCATGCGAAAGCTCGGCTCGCCGTTCGTTCTCAACGACGAGACCCATGCGCGATTCTATCGCGAGGTCGTCCGCCGCGGCGTGGCGGACGGTTATGCCATGGTCTCGGCGCTGGTGTGCGACGAAGGCGTCGTCGCCACCGCGCTCGGCGTCAAGCATGGCGCGACCTATTTCCTGCTGCGCATCAGCCATGCCGGCAATCCATGGTCGAACTGCTCGCCGGGCCTGCTCGTCACCGAGCGCACCATGGCCGCACTGCATGCACAAGGCGTGCGCCGTTTCGACCTCAGCATCGGCAATCAAGCCTACAAGCGCCGTTTCCTTGCCGAGAGGGTGCCGCTGACCGACGTCAGCGTCGCGCTGTCCTGGCGCGGTCTGCCCTATGCCTGGCGCGATCACGCCGCGCAGGGCCTGCGCCGTCACCCCAGGCTCGCTGCCTTCGCCGCGCGGGCGATGGGCAAGGGCGCGCGCTGA
- a CDS encoding pirin family protein, whose product MIELRPFNKLGGADHGWLKAKHHFSFASHYDPNNMGHGALRVWNDDEIAPNTGFPAHPHANMEIITYVREGAITHQDSLGNQGRTEAGDVQVMSAGSGIRHSEYNLEPTRTRIFQIWIEPTERGGQPTWGSKPFPKADRSGKLVTIASGFEDDTDALPIRADARVLATTLKAGESAEYEPQTSRHLYLVPAAGSVEINGVRVNARDGAAIRDEAKLKITALEDSELVLVDAA is encoded by the coding sequence ATGATCGAACTCAGACCTTTCAATAAACTCGGCGGAGCCGATCACGGCTGGCTAAAAGCAAAACATCATTTCTCGTTCGCCAGTCACTATGATCCGAACAACATGGGCCACGGCGCCTTGCGGGTGTGGAACGACGACGAGATCGCGCCGAACACCGGCTTTCCCGCCCATCCCCACGCCAACATGGAGATCATCACCTATGTGCGCGAGGGCGCGATCACCCATCAGGACAGCCTGGGCAACCAGGGCCGCACTGAAGCGGGCGACGTGCAGGTGATGAGCGCCGGCAGCGGCATCCGCCACTCCGAGTACAATCTCGAGCCGACCAGGACGCGGATCTTCCAGATCTGGATCGAGCCGACCGAGCGCGGCGGGCAGCCGACCTGGGGCTCAAAACCTTTCCCGAAAGCCGATCGCTCCGGCAAGCTCGTCACCATCGCGAGCGGCTTCGAGGATGACACGGATGCGCTCCCGATCCGCGCCGATGCGCGGGTGCTCGCCACCACGCTGAAAGCGGGCGAGAGCGCCGAGTATGAGCCGCAGACGTCGCGGCATCTCTATCTGGTGCCGGCGGCAGGCTCCGTCGAGATCAACGGTGTCCGGGTCAACGCCCGCGACGGCGCTGCGATCCGCGACGAAGCCAAGCTGAAGATCACGGCGCTGGAAGATTCCGAGCTCGTGCTCGTCGACGCCGCGTAA
- a CDS encoding YbaK/EbsC family protein: MSLQSVRAFFAEKAPDISVIESPISSATVALAAEAYGVEPGMIAKTLSLRVGERVILIVASGTSRMDNKKVKAQFGGKPKMLGLEEVAEITGHEVGGVCPFGLKSPLPVYCDVSLKAFDVVVPAAGSTHSAVRITPDRMAELTAAEWVDVCEVRPQDGAG, translated from the coding sequence ATGAGCCTGCAATCCGTTCGCGCCTTCTTCGCCGAGAAAGCCCCCGATATTTCCGTCATCGAATCCCCGATCAGCTCCGCGACCGTGGCGCTGGCGGCCGAGGCCTATGGCGTCGAGCCCGGAATGATCGCCAAGACGCTGAGCTTGCGCGTCGGCGAGCGCGTGATCCTGATCGTCGCGAGCGGCACCTCGCGCATGGACAACAAGAAGGTGAAGGCGCAGTTCGGCGGCAAGCCGAAGATGCTGGGCCTGGAGGAAGTCGCCGAGATCACCGGGCACGAGGTCGGCGGCGTCTGCCCATTCGGGCTGAAGTCGCCGCTGCCGGTCTATTGCGACGTCTCGCTGAAGGCGTTCGATGTCGTGGTGCCGGCGGCGGGCTCGACCCACAGTGCGGTGCGCATCACCCCCGATCGCATGGCCGAGCTGACCGCCGCCGAATGGGTGGACGTCTGCGAGGTCAGGCCGCAGGACGGCGCCGGATAA
- a CDS encoding DUF3237 domain-containing protein, protein MDPRIKPVADIKTVPLFDIVVDLDPRLSFGETPVGRRVLFGAAGGSFAGERVRGEVLAGGGDWALFRPHGEMALDVRLTLRTDDNELIYMTYGGRWITPPELKADMADPAKRYTVDPSRYYFRTQPLFETGSSAYAWMNDIVCVGTGYLVEGAVAYKIFQVV, encoded by the coding sequence ATGGATCCGCGCATAAAACCTGTTGCCGATATCAAAACGGTGCCGCTGTTCGACATCGTCGTTGATCTCGATCCACGTCTTTCCTTTGGCGAGACGCCCGTCGGCCGGCGGGTTCTATTCGGCGCCGCGGGGGGATCGTTCGCCGGAGAGCGCGTGCGCGGCGAAGTTCTTGCTGGCGGCGGCGACTGGGCCCTCTTCCGGCCCCACGGAGAGATGGCTCTCGACGTGCGTCTGACCTTGCGTACTGACGACAACGAACTGATCTACATGACCTATGGCGGACGCTGGATCACCCCGCCCGAACTGAAGGCCGACATGGCCGATCCGGCCAAGCGCTACACGGTCGATCCCTCACGCTACTATTTCCGAACGCAGCCGTTGTTCGAGACAGGCTCTTCCGCCTACGCCTGGATGAACGACATCGTGTGCGTCGGAACCGGATATCTCGTCGAGGGCGCGGTGGCCTACAAGATCTTTCAGGTTGTCTGA
- a CDS encoding adenylate/guanylate cyclase domain-containing protein: MTDDKVKRRLTTVLCADVYGYSRLMEADETGTLETLRRYRAAIARLVERHDGRIVNTWGDAVIAEFASVVEAVQCAVEIQQEISSQASDASQANPMRFRIGINLGDVMVDGSDIYGDGVNIASRLQELAEPGGVVISSSVYDQVHNKLAVGFDCLGQRPMKNIAPLTSYRLTLGGQVSGQVGGQAAGPGSFPFEERATPSERARAPRMDDRRVPSNVVSDWLARLPRPVAAALTVSAFLILINLFTSNRIWFHWPVAAILFGVVLRMVLGPRPQSGSRPER, translated from the coding sequence ATGACCGACGACAAGGTGAAACGACGACTGACCACCGTGCTGTGCGCTGACGTGTACGGCTATTCTCGTCTCATGGAAGCGGACGAGACCGGAACGCTGGAGACCCTCCGCCGCTACCGCGCGGCCATCGCGCGCCTGGTCGAGCGCCATGACGGCCGGATCGTGAACACCTGGGGCGATGCCGTGATCGCCGAGTTCGCCAGCGTCGTCGAGGCCGTGCAATGCGCGGTCGAGATTCAGCAGGAGATCTCCAGCCAGGCTTCGGATGCGTCCCAGGCCAACCCCATGCGGTTTCGCATCGGCATCAACCTCGGCGACGTGATGGTGGACGGCTCCGACATCTATGGCGACGGGGTCAATATCGCATCGCGCCTGCAGGAGCTCGCCGAGCCCGGCGGCGTCGTGATCTCGAGCTCCGTCTACGATCAGGTGCACAACAAACTAGCCGTTGGCTTCGACTGCCTCGGCCAGCGCCCGATGAAGAACATTGCTCCGCTGACCAGTTACCGGCTGACCCTGGGTGGCCAAGTGAGCGGTCAAGTGGGAGGTCAAGCCGCCGGGCCAGGGAGCTTCCCGTTCGAGGAGCGTGCAACGCCCTCAGAGCGAGCGCGGGCTCCGCGGATGGACGACAGGCGCGTGCCGTCGAATGTCGTCTCGGATTGGCTCGCAAGGCTGCCCCGCCCGGTTGCAGCGGCTCTCACGGTGTCGGCCTTCCTGATCCTGATCAATCTGTTCACCAGCAACAGGATCTGGTTTCACTGGCCGGTCGCAGCCATTCTGTTCGGTGTCGTCTTGCGGATGGTGCTCGGACCGCGTCCTCAATCGGGCAGCAGGCCGGAGCGCTGA
- a CDS encoding transposase — translation MFFFTVVLADRSNTLLVDHVDRLRRIYQTVQQRRPFETIAICILPDHLHAIWSLPDRDVNFSSRWNLIKGGFSRGIEPQERSASKLLKREKGIWQRRYWEHAIRDDADLERHVDYIHFNPVKHGLVKRVRDWSLSSFHRYVDQGILPVDWGGDMRDIAGQFGE, via the coding sequence ATGTTCTTCTTCACAGTCGTGCTCGCCGATCGTTCAAACACGTTGCTCGTGGATCACGTTGATCGCCTGAGGCGAATTTATCAGACGGTCCAGCAACGCCGCCCGTTCGAAACGATCGCGATCTGTATCCTGCCCGATCATCTCCATGCAATTTGGTCGCTTCCGGACCGCGACGTCAATTTTTCGTCGCGGTGGAATCTGATCAAGGGCGGCTTTTCGCGCGGGATAGAACCGCAGGAGCGCTCGGCAAGCAAGCTGCTCAAGCGCGAGAAGGGAATCTGGCAGCGCCGCTACTGGGAGCATGCCATTCGCGACGATGCCGATCTGGAGCGCCACGTTGACTACATTCATTTCAATCCAGTGAAGCACGGCCTCGTCAAGCGCGTGCGCGATTGGTCTCTCAGCAGCTTCCATCGCTACGTCGACCAGGGCATCCTGCCAGTGGATTGGGGAGGGGATATGCGGGACATCGCAGGCCAGTTTGGCGAATGA
- a CDS encoding haloacid dehalogenase type II, with the protein MSIKAVVFDAYGTLYDIQSVADVTEDAFPGYGEIITQVWRIKQLEYTWLRSLMQRYQDFDAVTRDSLAYTLRVLGLAYENETFERVIGKYLHLDLYPDAADTLAALRPRKLAILSNGSPDMLDALVRNSGLDALLDATISVDAKKIFKPSPQAYELIGEVLGTAPDEVLFVSSNPWDAAGAKSFGLKVAWIERVTPEAMALACVETELVAPLTMFRAIRTQMDELGFAPDHRVRALSELPGVA; encoded by the coding sequence ATGAGCATCAAAGCCGTCGTCTTCGACGCCTATGGCACGCTCTACGACATCCAGTCGGTCGCTGACGTGACCGAGGATGCGTTTCCCGGCTATGGCGAGATCATCACGCAGGTCTGGCGCATCAAGCAGCTCGAATACACCTGGCTGCGCTCGCTGATGCAGCGCTACCAGGATTTTGACGCGGTCACGCGCGACTCGCTCGCCTATACGCTGCGCGTGCTCGGGCTGGCCTACGAGAACGAGACGTTCGAGCGCGTGATCGGGAAGTATCTGCATCTCGATCTCTATCCGGATGCGGCGGATACGCTTGCGGCCCTGAGACCGCGCAAGCTCGCCATCCTCTCCAACGGCAGCCCGGACATGCTCGATGCGCTGGTGCGCAATTCCGGCCTCGATGCCCTACTCGATGCCACCATCAGCGTGGACGCGAAGAAAATCTTCAAGCCGAGCCCACAGGCCTATGAGTTGATCGGCGAGGTGCTCGGCACCGCGCCTGATGAGGTTCTGTTCGTCTCCTCAAATCCCTGGGACGCCGCCGGGGCGAAATCGTTCGGATTGAAGGTCGCCTGGATCGAGCGGGTGACGCCGGAAGCCATGGCGCTGGCTTGCGTCGAGACCGAACTCGTGGCACCGCTCACCATGTTCAGGGCGATCCGGACCCAGATGGATGAGCTCGGCTTTGCACCGGATCATCGTGTCCGCGCGCTCTCCGAGCTGCCAGGAGTCGCTTAG
- the wrbA gene encoding NAD(P)H:quinone oxidoreductase — translation MTKVLVLYYSAYGHIEAMANAVAEGAREAGATVDIKRVPELVPAEVAKASYYKLDQAAPVAKIEDLANYDAIVIGTGTRFGRMASQMANFLDQAGGLWAKGALHGKVGGAFTSSATQHGGQETTLFSIITNLLHFGMVVVGMNYGFAGQMKLDEVTGGAPYGATTITGGDGSRQPSANELAGARYQGRQIAETAKKLHG, via the coding sequence ATGACTAAAGTTCTCGTCCTCTATTATTCCGCCTATGGCCACATCGAGGCGATGGCCAATGCCGTCGCCGAAGGCGCGCGCGAGGCCGGCGCGACCGTCGACATCAAGCGGGTGCCCGAGCTGGTGCCGGCCGAGGTCGCCAAAGCCTCCTATTACAAGCTCGACCAGGCAGCCCCCGTTGCGAAGATCGAGGACCTCGCCAATTACGATGCGATCGTCATCGGCACCGGCACCCGCTTCGGCCGCATGGCCTCGCAGATGGCGAACTTCCTCGACCAGGCCGGCGGCCTCTGGGCCAAGGGCGCGCTGCACGGCAAGGTCGGCGGCGCCTTCACGTCGAGCGCGACCCAGCATGGCGGGCAGGAGACCACGCTGTTCTCGATCATCACCAACCTGCTGCATTTCGGCATGGTCGTGGTCGGCATGAACTACGGCTTTGCCGGCCAGATGAAGCTCGACGAGGTCACGGGCGGCGCGCCCTATGGCGCCACCACGATCACCGGCGGCGACGGCAGCCGCCAGCCCAGCGCCAACGAGCTCGCCGGCGCGCGCTATCAGGGCCGCCAGATCGCGGAGACCGCCAAAAAGCTGCATGGCTGA
- a CDS encoding SDR family NAD(P)-dependent oxidoreductase, with translation MTKKLSGKVALVTGGSRGIGAASARALADQGADVAISYVASPDKAEAVVTELKAKGVRARAFKSDQASAKDVTRLVNDVAKEFGHLDILVNNAGVAAGGATDDAKADTEALERQDQVNVHGVIAAIRAASQLMGEGGRIVTVGSMLADRATFPGLADYVATKAAVVGYTKGAARDLGPRGITVNVVQPGSIDTDMNPKDGGEFAEAQRKQHALQRFGRPEEVAAGIVFLASPEASFVTGTVLNVDGGFGA, from the coding sequence ATGACCAAGAAGCTCTCCGGCAAGGTTGCCCTCGTCACCGGCGGCTCGCGCGGCATCGGCGCGGCCTCTGCCCGCGCACTCGCCGATCAAGGCGCTGATGTCGCCATCAGCTACGTCGCCTCGCCCGACAAGGCGGAGGCCGTCGTCACCGAGCTGAAGGCGAAGGGCGTCAGGGCGCGTGCGTTCAAGTCCGACCAGGCTTCGGCCAAGGACGTGACCAGGCTCGTCAACGACGTCGCAAAGGAATTCGGCCATCTCGACATCCTCGTCAACAATGCCGGCGTCGCAGCCGGCGGCGCAACCGACGATGCCAAGGCCGACACTGAAGCGCTGGAGCGGCAGGACCAAGTCAACGTTCACGGCGTGATCGCGGCGATCCGCGCCGCCTCGCAGCTGATGGGTGAAGGCGGCCGCATCGTCACCGTCGGCTCGATGCTGGCCGACCGCGCCACGTTCCCTGGCCTTGCCGACTACGTCGCCACCAAGGCGGCCGTGGTCGGCTACACCAAGGGCGCGGCGCGCGACCTCGGCCCGCGCGGCATCACCGTGAACGTGGTGCAGCCCGGCTCGATCGACACCGACATGAATCCGAAGGACGGCGGCGAGTTCGCCGAAGCGCAGCGCAAGCAGCACGCGCTGCAGCGCTTCGGCCGCCCCGAGGAAGTCGCCGCCGGAATCGTGTTCCTCGCAAGCCCGGAAGCCTCCTTCGTCACCGGCACCGTGCTCAACGTCGATGGCGGGTTCGGCGCCTGA
- a CDS encoding LysR family transcriptional regulator, which yields MAKLPDFEALAIFAKVVELRSFAGAASELGMSKATVSKAVTRLEERLGARLFNRTSRRLALTDAGHKLAERATRLLADGEAAENEALAQSVAPRGLVRLAVPMTFGIKAVAPLLPEFFEAYPEVSVDLHLSDATVDLIGEGFDMAVRIARLPDSSLIARRLFTMPRYTVAAPSYLKQHGRPTHPMHLAEHKCFSYAYLSTPNVWHYTNSAGEQASVRPGGQLRVNNGEAVMPALVAGLGIAELPEFIVGEAILSGEVEVILKDWKQAEGAVHLVTPPGGPRPARVEALADFLAAKLPGTCKRRPKNGVRVP from the coding sequence ATGGCAAAACTCCCCGACTTCGAAGCACTCGCGATCTTCGCAAAAGTCGTGGAGCTGCGGTCCTTTGCCGGGGCCGCGAGCGAGCTTGGGATGTCCAAGGCCACGGTGTCCAAGGCGGTCACGCGGCTCGAGGAGCGGCTGGGCGCCCGCCTGTTCAACCGGACCTCGCGCCGGCTCGCGCTGACCGATGCCGGCCACAAGCTGGCCGAGCGTGCGACGCGCCTCTTGGCCGACGGCGAGGCCGCCGAGAACGAGGCGCTGGCGCAGTCGGTGGCGCCGCGCGGCCTGGTGCGGCTCGCCGTCCCCATGACGTTCGGCATCAAGGCGGTGGCGCCGCTGCTGCCGGAATTTTTCGAGGCCTATCCGGAGGTCTCGGTCGACCTGCATTTGAGCGATGCGACCGTGGATCTGATCGGCGAAGGTTTCGACATGGCGGTACGAATCGCGCGGCTGCCCGACTCGTCGCTGATCGCGCGGCGGCTCTTCACCATGCCGCGCTACACGGTCGCCGCGCCGTCCTATCTCAAGCAACACGGCCGGCCGACGCACCCGATGCATCTCGCCGAGCACAAATGCTTCAGCTACGCCTATCTCTCCACGCCCAACGTCTGGCACTACACCAATTCGGCCGGCGAGCAGGCCAGCGTGCGCCCGGGCGGCCAGCTTCGCGTCAACAACGGCGAAGCCGTGATGCCGGCGCTGGTCGCGGGCCTCGGCATCGCCGAGCTGCCGGAATTCATCGTCGGTGAAGCGATCTTGTCAGGCGAGGTCGAAGTGATCCTGAAGGACTGGAAGCAGGCCGAAGGCGCCGTGCACCTCGTGACCCCGCCCGGCGGCCCGCGCCCGGCGCGCGTCGAAGCGCTCGCCGATTTCCTCGCAGCGAAGCTGCCCGGCACGTGCAAGCGGCGGCCGAAGAACGGTGTGAGAGTGCCTTGA
- a CDS encoding alpha/beta hydrolase, which translates to MHDIITLPGLGGSGDNHWQTLWERADARFTRFRPASWDQPELDDWEQALEHAVARCARPPVLVAHSLACLLVAHWAVRFPSAIAGALLVAVPDPDGSHFPAEAAAFKPVPRRALRFPALIIASTNDPYGAFEVTRRRAQDWQSGLIVPGALGHINAGSGLGDWPQGRALLDAFRAGLPR; encoded by the coding sequence ATGCACGACATCATCACATTGCCTGGGCTCGGCGGCTCCGGAGATAATCACTGGCAGACGCTATGGGAGCGCGCTGATGCGCGCTTCACGCGCTTCCGGCCGGCGAGCTGGGACCAGCCGGAGCTCGACGACTGGGAGCAGGCCCTGGAGCACGCGGTCGCGCGCTGCGCCAGGCCGCCCGTCCTGGTCGCACACAGCCTCGCCTGCCTATTGGTGGCGCACTGGGCCGTGCGCTTCCCTTCCGCGATTGCGGGCGCCTTGCTGGTCGCCGTGCCCGATCCGGATGGCAGCCATTTTCCTGCCGAGGCCGCGGCGTTCAAGCCGGTCCCCCGCCGCGCGTTGCGCTTTCCCGCGCTGATCATCGCGAGCACGAATGATCCATATGGAGCGTTCGAGGTGACACGGCGGCGGGCCCAGGACTGGCAGTCCGGCCTGATCGTGCCGGGCGCACTCGGCCACATCAATGCCGGCAGCGGGCTCGGCGACTGGCCGCAAGGACGCGCGTTGCTGGATGCCTTCCGCGCGGGTCTTCCGAGGTGA
- a CDS encoding ester cyclase, which yields MFELAQGLAVAKSRQDVASALAFLDRDMVLEGPAFGTRAKGLAENEAALARFFKSFPDYNVVLSGHANDAETLVCWGEVRMTMTGDRFGVTPNGKRAELPVFIRFTFRNDLIASEYFFFDLSALCAQSGVSTDQVRRKLFGEVL from the coding sequence ATGTTCGAGCTGGCGCAGGGTCTGGCTGTTGCCAAGAGCAGGCAAGACGTCGCCTCTGCACTTGCCTTTCTCGACAGGGACATGGTGCTCGAAGGACCCGCGTTCGGCACCCGCGCAAAGGGACTTGCGGAAAACGAGGCGGCGCTGGCGCGGTTTTTCAAGTCTTTCCCGGATTACAACGTCGTGCTGTCCGGCCACGCCAACGACGCCGAGACGCTGGTCTGCTGGGGAGAGGTGCGAATGACCATGACGGGAGACCGCTTTGGGGTCACTCCCAACGGAAAGCGCGCCGAACTTCCGGTCTTTATCCGCTTCACCTTCCGCAATGACCTGATTGCAAGCGAATACTTCTTCTTCGATCTCTCGGCCCTGTGCGCGCAGTCAGGCGTCTCGACCGATCAGGTCCGTCGGAAGCTCTTTGGCGAAGTTCTCTAG